CGCTACGCGATTGCGACGTCGACGATTGGGCCGCAAAAGCAATCCCGGCCTAGTTGGCAAACTGAATTCGTGCCCGGCTCGGCAAGATCGATAACAGGGAGATCCCGCGCAAACCGAGAAAAAGGTGCAGCGCTAGCCAAAGGCCATGGTTGCCGAAGAATTTCGGCAAAATGAAATAGGCAGCGAAATAGCCGATCAGCGACAGTATCATCATATTACGCATGTCACGCGACCATGTCGCGCCAATAAAGACCCCGTCCATATGGAAAGCCAGCAGACCTACGACCGGCGCCAGAGCTGCCCACGGCAAATAAAGCGACGCCATTTTCTGCACCTCGTCAGATTTGATCAAGAACGCGACAATCGCATCACCAAAGATCAAAAAGAAAACAGCCATCGCTGTCGCCAGCAACAAGCCCCATAGGAACGACAGTTTTATCCCCCGGTCGAATGCCGGACGATAGTGCGCCCCTACGGCACGGCCGGAAATCTGTTCTGCGGCAGTTGTCACTCCATCAATTAAATAGCCGGAAATCAGCAGGAAGTTCATCAAAACTGCATTTGTTGCCAACATCACCGCACCCGCTTGCGTTCCAGCGCGGGTGAAATAGGCATAGGCGATCAACAGGAAGAACGACCTCAGCATGATATCGCGGTTGACAGCAAACATGCGGCGAATCTCATGCGTATCCAATACCCGCGCCCGGGACGGATTTGGTACCGCACGGAATTGCCGGTAGATTATGAATAGGCCAACCGCCAGCGCTACAGTTTCACCGAGCAAAGTTCCCCAAGCAATACCCGCTACGCCCCAGCCCATAACCAGGCCGAACCAAATTGTCATAAGAACGTTGACACCGTTGAGCAGGAACTGAAGATAGAGCCCCAGCATGGCCTTCCCTTGCCCGAGTAACAGACCCAGAACCACGAAATTGCCAAGCGCCATGGGCGATGACAGCAGGCGGATCGAAACATAGGTCGACATGGCGTCCGAGACTGCCTTATCCGGGTTCATGAAACCGATCGTCGCTTGCAGAATTAGTGGCGTCGCCGCAATGAAGAGCACACCGGCCACGGCGGCAATACCGATGGCGCGCCAAAAGACCGCTTGCTGTTCCACATTGTCGTGTCTTCCCATTGCCTGCGCTACAAGCCCGGTCGTGCCCGCACGCAAGAAATTCATCGTAGAAAACAAAAAATCGAAAACCAGTGCACCGATGGCAAGGCCGCCCAGCAGATGCGGATCACCGAGCTGGCCAATCACCGCAGTATCGACCAGTCCGAGCAACGGCGTCGTCAGCGATGCCAGCATTACCGGAATCGTGATTGCCAGCATCAGCTTGTTGGTCACCTCGAACGGGCGAACAATTTTTGATTCTGACAGTGGGGACGTTTCGGTTGTCATGAAATACCGGAGATTGCAACCACACGGCTATTATTGCTCTATGCCATCGACTCGCCACGGTTTCCAGTGCAATCGCCGCAATCAGCGCTAACTTGCCAGAACCAGCGCCCAATAGCGCTCGGCACTGCCATTTGCGGACTCCGCATAGGCCAAGCCGAAACGTGTAAACTGCGGATCTAGCATGTTACGCCGATGTGGCGGTGATGCCATCCATCTAGCAAAAAGCTGGTCCACATCCATGTGCCCCATGGCGATATTCTCAGCGGCAAGGCCATGAATTTCATTGTCCCGCACACGGGAGGCAAAGCCCCGACCCCAGCGGGTCGTGTGAGCCATACGGCCAGTACTTGCCATGTAGCTTGCCTGTTGTGACGCAGCACGTTCCAGCGTGGGATCAGCATTCAGCCCGGTGAGACCATTTGCAGAGCGAATCGCTCGCACGTTTGAATTAGCCGCGGCCGAAGCTCCCGCAATCTTTCCTGGCGTTCGCATAGCGGTCTGGCAGGCCGATAGCGGTAGAACCGCAACCGTGGTGAGGCCTAGAAAATTGCGGCGTGATAGATAACAATGCTTTTCGGACATGGCCAATTCCTGAAGGAGACCGTCCGCCGGTATCCGGCAATTGTGGCTCCTTCAGGCCGAAAATGGGCTATAGCGGAATTTTAGCGCCGATAACTCAGCAGGCGCAGAATGATGAAGCAGGGAATGACGACCACCGCGCCGAGCAGAAAATAAGCGGCAAAACGTTCGATAGCACCAAAGCCAAGATTCCAAATGCGACGAAGAAAGTTCTCGAAACCATAAAGAATGTCTATAGGAGACCAGTCGAAAGCACTCATGACGACCCCAACCACCAGCGAAACCACGATCAGTTTCACAAGGACCCGGCCGGGCGAGTCTCCTAGGAAGCGGTTCATTCTTTCCGACATTTGTTCTCCGGTATTGGAAAAGATGGAGTGGGTAAAGTGATTATTTGACGCGGGCAGATCAGCGTCAGCCTTACTACTCGCGTAACGAATCCCTTCGCGTCACACCGAACAGGTTGATAGCCGCAACAATTTCCTTAGGACGTTGGAACGCAACAGCTGCTGACACCAGCACAATGTCACCTCTTTGTCGAGTATGCCGGGTCAGTCTGGCTTAAATTTGCGTTAGACGACGAACGGATTCTCGTGTTCGGGAAAGCGCTCGCGTTTCACGACACAGTTTTCGAAGCCGTGTCTGTCACATTGCACTCAGGGTGGATTGGTGCATAGAGGAGTCGGCGACGCGAGCACCTTGCCCTGACTGTTTCGCCATCGAGATGCGGGATTCGGCGGAGCAACACCAAGCCCATGCCATTCACATCATCTCTTTCGCGCCACGATATAGGGGCGGTTATCATTGCCCTTGGTTTGCGTGGCTTTCAGTGGCAATAATGTCGAAGCCTGCCGCACATATAAGCTGGTTGAGATCCACCTTCGCAAAGGCGCCTGCGTAGGGTGCCCTGCCAAGCGCACGCATTGCGGGCAACAAGGCAATCCGGATACGTGGGTTCATATCTCCGACGCATGGTGTTTTGGAAATGAAAAGCCCTCCGCTGCAAGCAAGGTATGGATACGGCGCAGCGTGCCAGGCAGATCGCGGACCAGGTGGAGATAGTTGAATCCTATAACTGAGTCGAACTGCGCCTCTTCGGACGTCAGCGCCTCTGCGGTGGCGGCGCGGAAGGTGAGCGTCGGAATAGGCTTGTCAACACACTTCCCTTTTGCAATCGCGATCATGCCACTGGAAATATCCGTTGCAAGATAGCTTTGCACATCGCCTGCAAGCTGGAGTGCCGTTGTTCCTGTCCCGCAACCCAGTTCCGATCGCGCTTCCGCCTTACTCGGCTGTGCGGCACCAAGCTTCTTCAGAAGAGGCCGCTAAAATCAATAGGTGATTTCGTTAGGGTGCTATAAAATCACCGTGGACGCTTTCTGATCTCCCGGTACGGAAAGTCGCATTTTGTGATCAATATATTGGCAAATCAATGGAACAGAGACTAGCCGCAGTCCTGGCAGCCGATATGGCAGGCTATAGCCGGCTAATGGAGGCGGACGAAGCAGGCACAATCGCCCGCCTCAAAACGCACCGGATAGAATTGATCGATCCCGCCATTGCAAAGAACAAGGGCCGGATTATTAAGACGACAGGCGACGGCATGCTCGTGGAGTTCCAGAGCGTTACTGACGCAGTAAAGTGTGCCGTCGAGATCCAGCACCGCATGCAGCGGCGCAATTCGGACGTGCCTCAGGATCGGCGGATCGAATTCAGGATCGGCATTAATCTTGGCGACATTATCTTCGAGGACGATGACATTTTCGGCGACGGTGTGAATATTGCTTCTCGTATTGAACAACTTGCCGACGTAGGCGGTATCTGTGTCACCGGCGCAGTGGCAACGCAAATCGCTGATCGTCTTGAAGTCTCCCTCGAGGATCTGGGCGAGAAGACACTAAAAAATATAAGCCGTCCCGTCCGTCTGTTTCGTATCGGACTTGAGCGCTCTACCTTGCCTGCTCAGCCGGGAGACTTCGATGCAAACCGATCTATCTC
This is a stretch of genomic DNA from Phyllobacterium zundukense. It encodes these proteins:
- a CDS encoding MATE family efflux transporter, producing the protein MTTETSPLSESKIVRPFEVTNKLMLAITIPVMLASLTTPLLGLVDTAVIGQLGDPHLLGGLAIGALVFDFLFSTMNFLRAGTTGLVAQAMGRHDNVEQQAVFWRAIGIAAVAGVLFIAATPLILQATIGFMNPDKAVSDAMSTYVSIRLLSSPMALGNFVVLGLLLGQGKAMLGLYLQFLLNGVNVLMTIWFGLVMGWGVAGIAWGTLLGETVALAVGLFIIYRQFRAVPNPSRARVLDTHEIRRMFAVNRDIMLRSFFLLIAYAYFTRAGTQAGAVMLATNAVLMNFLLISGYLIDGVTTAAEQISGRAVGAHYRPAFDRGIKLSFLWGLLLATAMAVFFLIFGDAIVAFLIKSDEVQKMASLYLPWAALAPVVGLLAFHMDGVFIGATWSRDMRNMMILSLIGYFAAYFILPKFFGNHGLWLALHLFLGLRGISLLSILPSRARIQFAN
- a CDS encoding CAP domain-containing protein; protein product: MSEKHCYLSRRNFLGLTTVAVLPLSACQTAMRTPGKIAGASAAANSNVRAIRSANGLTGLNADPTLERAASQQASYMASTGRMAHTTRWGRGFASRVRDNEIHGLAAENIAMGHMDVDQLFARWMASPPHRRNMLDPQFTRFGLAYAESANGSAERYWALVLAS
- a CDS encoding DUF6460 domain-containing protein; protein product: MSERMNRFLGDSPGRVLVKLIVVSLVVGVVMSAFDWSPIDILYGFENFLRRIWNLGFGAIERFAAYFLLGAVVVIPCFIILRLLSYRR